In Candidatus Electrothrix scaldis, the genomic window CAAGACAGATGGTCGCACCTGGCGCATCAAGCTTGGGAACTCACCCCTGGATACTGAAAAAATTATACTCACCAGTGGCGGTGCAGTTGTGGGCGATGTACCGGAAGGGATTCCCTCTTTGAGTATGCCGGAGATCAACCTGAAAGCTGTAACAAAACTACTCCCCACAGCAATCATCATTTCCCTTCTTGGTTTCATGGAGGCCATAGCTATTGCCAAAGCAATGGCAGCAAAAACCGGTCAACAAATTGATGCCAACCAGGAGCTCATCGGCCAAGGTTTGGCAAACATCCTTGGTTCTGCGGGCCAGAGTTATGCCGTGTCCGGTTCCTTTTCCCGCTCAGCAGTAAATCTCCAGGCTGGCGCTGTCACCGGTATTTCCTCGGTGGTCACCTCCATGATGGTCCTGCTGACGCTGATGTTTTTCACCCCCCTGCTCTATCACTTGCCTCAGGCGACCTTGGCAGCGGTTATCATGATGGCGGTTATCGGACTGATCAATACCAGCGGTTTTATTCACGCCTGGAAGGCTCAGCGCTATGATGGGATCATATCGGTGATCACCTTTCTCGTAACCCTCTATGCCGCGCCCCATTTGGACCAAGGCATTCTGGTCGGTTTCGCCCTGTCTATGGGAGTGTTTCTCTACAAATCCATGCGTCCCGTTGTTGCTGAGCTTTCCATGAACGAGGAGAAAATCCTCAAGAGCTCAGAACATTACCGACTCAAGGGCTGTCGTCATATCTCCGTGGTCCGTTTTGATGGCGCCCTGTTCTTTGCCAATGCCAGTTACCTTGATGAACAAGTTGGAAGGTTCCGCAACGAGCACCCAAATCTCCGAGCTATTCTACTTGATGCCCGTGGCATTAACGACATGGACGCCTCTGGCGAAGAAGTTCTCGCCATGATCGTACAGCGTCTGCGAGCAGCTGGCCTAAGCTTTGCCATGAGTAGTGTGAAAGGCCAGGTAATGGCAGTCATGGAACGAACCCATCTACTCGACAAGATTGGCAGAGAGCATATCTATCCAGACACAAAAACAGCTGTTGCCTCTCTCACAGAGGAAATACATAGGGATTCAAATCTCCCTAAAGATTGCTGTCCAGATTGCCCCTTGACCCATTACATACCAGCGCCCTGACGTATCTATTCACTCCATTTTGCTTTCTTAAGAGAGGCGACCCTATGAACCCCACAAAAGTTATGAATACATCCAAGGTCATTGCCCTGGCGACAGACGGTTCTTCCTCTACAGACGGAGCCGTACAGGAGGCTATTTTCCTGGCCCAGTCATGCAGAGCAAGAATTGTGGTCCTGCACGTCATTCCAATTGATTCTGGATCAGCAACTGCAATTCACGCCTCAACGTCGTCCAGCCTCCTGGAAAGCAAAAAATACCTAAAGAGGCTCAAAACACTTACTGATGATAACGAAATCCCCTGTGAGATTATCATTGAAGAGTCCTACCAGCCTGACAAAGCTATCGTTGAATTGAGCTATAAACACCAGGCTGATCTCCTGATCATGGGACGAAATAGCAGGCAAGGCTTGCGGAAATTGCTGGCAGGAAGTATGACCTCCAAGGTGATTGGTCGAGGCTTTCCCAAAGTCCTGGTTGTGCCCAAAGACTTTACCATTGGTGGAGATAAGGTTCTTCTTGCCATTGACGGCTCAGAAGCCAGCGAGGCTGCTGCGGATGAAATTATTGATATGGGCATTCATTGTACCAATCTGAAAGAAGTCTATGCCCTGTCAGTCACTCGTTCGGAAGACGGGCTTGCAGAAGCCAGAGCACTGGCGGAGGCGGCCTGCAACAGGGGAAAAGAAAAAGCGCCACGGGTCATCTTTCATCCAATGTCCTTAGCAGGAAGACCAGCTGCCGACCTCATTAGCCAGACAGCTGCGGAAAAGCAAGTAGATATGATCTTGATCGGTGGTCACGGCAAGGGGCTCACGAAGCTTCTTATGGGGCACGTGACAGAAAAGGTTATTGGAAAAGCGCACTGTGCAGTACTAGTTATTGAAAAGAAAAAAGAAGATGGATATATTCCAGAGGACAATGAGTAGGTTCTGATCATTATTGGACAAGGATCCAGCCGATGAGTATGGCAGGATTATTCCCTTAATACGTAGTTAGGGAGGAAATACACCATGACAAAGCATAATGCACGACTGCTGGGCGAAGCTGAAGTTATCGCTCTTGCTACAGACGGTTCTTCGTACACAGAAGGAGCAGTACAGGAAACTATTTTCTTAGCTCAGGGATGTGGGGCAAAAATTGTTATTCTGCATGTGATCTCGGTTGGTTCAGGATCAACAACAGGACCGCGAGCCTCTGCCGTCAAGGTACCGCAGGAGATCTCTGATTATCTGGACAACATCAAAAAGATGGCTGATGATCACGGGATTACCTGCGATATTGTCATTGAGCAGTCCTACTACAGCCCGGAAAAAACCATTGTCGATTTGGCGTATAAACATAATGCCGATGTCCTTATTATGGGGCGTCACGGCAAAAGGGGCCTGATCAAGCTCCTGGTAGGCGGTATGACCTCCAAAGTTATTGGCCAGGGTTTCCCTCAGACGCTCGTTGTGCCCTCCCATGCGACTGTTCAAGGAGAAAAAATTCTGGTCGCAACCGATGGATCTGAATCAGGTCAGGCAGCGACAGAAACAGCTATCAGCATGGGGCAAAACTGCACCACGCTCAAAGAGATCTATATACTTTCTGTAGCTGATTCTGAAGATGAACTCGAAGCATCTCAGGAAAGGGTGGAAACGGTTTGCGCAAAAGGACAGGAGATGGCTCCACGTCCCACCTTTCATCCCATCGCCTTAGTTGGTAAACCGTCTGCCGATGTTATTGCTCAGACAGCAGAAGAAAAGCAGGTGGATATGATCTTGGTCGGTGGGCACGGCAAAGGACTCAGCAAAATGCTGATGGGGCATGTCACGGAAAAAGTCATTGGCAAGGCCCATTGTGCGGTGCTGGTGATTGAGAAGAAAGAGGTTGAGGAAGAGACTCAGGAGGATGCCTCTGAGAACAGCGAATAATTCTTTCCTTGTATGATTTTTTGCTGACTATTACGGAATTAGGGAAGGCTGAACCAAGCACTGAAATATCAACAGGTTGAATTGTTCACCAAAGAGCCTCTGCAAGTCATCTGAAAAGGGGGCATGAAAAGAGGGAGCGATTCAGCCCGGCCTCCCGCAGGGTGGCCTGAAAAAGCAGCTCATGGGTACGCGGGGTGCAGGCCGCCACCACCAGCCGGTTCAGCTTGTGCTCCTGAATGGTCTCGGTCAGCACCCGTTGCGTATCCTGGGAACAGGAATACATGTTGGCTGGCCAGGGTAAAAATTTCAATATTCGGATCGCGGCCCGCTTCAACCAGCTTGGGCGCAAGGATACAGAGAGAACAGTCGTTGGTGGGAAAGGTCTTGTCCAGGCGGGCCATGACCCCACCAATGGCCCCGGACTTCTCCACCAGATACACCTTATAGCCCAGTTCAGTGAGATCAAGGGCGGTCTGGACACCGGCCACGCCACCGCCGATAACCATGACGGCTCCGCTGATCTTGGCGGCTGTTTTTGCAATTACGGTCATGAAGAGCTCCTTCGTACGTATCGGCACGGCCGCATTCCCATGCTCTACGAAGATGTAATGCGAAGACGCAATACGAACACGCAGAGACATGGTTCCGCCGTTTGCCGGAGAAATGAATCAATTGCTCAGACGGCCCTTGTCCGTCTGATTTATCGTAGAAGGATACGTCGACCAAAGAGGTCGAAAGAAATCAGGAGAGGAGGCAAGCCGCTGATCTTACTCGCCGACCCAGACCGGGTCGGGTGCCGTTACGGCAGCTTCATGTGTAGTGATGGGGTGTGCTCATGGAATATTTCTGTTGTGTAATAATTCAAGATCAACATAACAATAATGTAATACGACGGGAATTGCAAGAAAGAAAGGGTGGCTCAAGATATTGACTTTATCACTGGTGCCAGTAAAATGCGGAAGACTACCCAAAAAAACGTTTAAAATAATCAATCAACAACGCAAAAACATAGTATTTCATTAACATTTACCCAAAAGCCCTATGAGTTCATTACGGTTAATCTCAGTAATGCCTTTCTCGTAATGCTCTTGAATTATTTCTTTTAACTGTACCTTTATCTCATCAATTTTAAATGGATATTTATACCTTTTTTTCTTAAATGAGTAGATATAGTGAATTCCTTTATCATATAGGATTAGATCAAACGATTGGAATTGTATGTATGCTCCTGTATCTTTTGCAGTTAAAACAACCTCTCCCCCTTCATAAGGCAACTTATTTTTTCCACATTCCAATGTAAAAAATTCTTTGATATCTTCTCGCGTAACCTCAAGATCTGATTGCTCTACGAGACTATATGCTTTCTTCTTTTCTTCCTCGGGGTGATCTCTCTCCCAAACAAATAATGATACGATTTGATTTGCTTCATCCTTGAGCCAAGTCGCGAGGGTTTTGTGTTGACTAGCCCTAGTCAATGATTTCTGCATATTTTTATGTTTTTTTCTATATTCATTAAAATATTTTACGAATATCTTTGAATCAGAAACATTAACAATGTGTTGTTTATTCTTCAACCCTTCGATCTTTGCTTTGTATTCATGATATAATGACTCATTTTTTACAACAGTCATTATATCTCGCTCTAGACGAACTCCAGTTACTGTAAAATTTGCACTTCCTATAATGACAATATTTGGATCAACTAAATACAATTTCCAATGCACACTCGACTCATATCTAAAGTCAACATAAGTCATCAATTGTTCGTCAGCATTATTTTGGCAATACTCAATGAGTTTCGGTGAACTAAAAGAATTTATTGTCCCTATTATTATTTCGACACGATTTCCGTTTGCCACCAGTGTTCCGAGCAGATCCTCAGTTCCGCTCGCAAATGCCGTAACAATTTGTATTTTTCGATTTGAAAAGGTTTTTAGAGTTGATTCTAAATCGTTGTTTGAATCTAGTATTTTCATGTTTCACACTCTCGTCAGCAACCGCTGATTGACAAGGATTATGGATATTACTGAAATCACCCTGTAGCCGCCAACGCCGCGCCAAAGGCCCCAATGATATCCGGGAACTCCGGCACCAGCACCTGGGTGTCACCGAGCCGCTCCTGGAGCATTTGCACCATACAGGGATTATTAGCCACCCCACCGGAAAAGGCCACAGTCTCACCGTAACCAGTGCGTGAAAGCATGGCGATCAGACGAGTAACCACAGAACTATGCACGGCCCGCGCAATCTGCTCACGAGGAACACCTCGGTTTTTCATGGAGATCACCTCAGACTCGGCAAAGACCGTACACATGGAGTTGATCTGCACCTCCTGCTCCGCAGCAAGGGCCGCTTGGCCGAACTCCGCTAACGGATAAGCAAGAGAAGCAGCCATAATCTCTAAAAAACGCCCAGTACCAGCAGCGCATTTATCGTTCATCTGAAAATGAGCCACCTTGCCCTGAGCATTCAGGGTGATGACCTTGGAATCCTGCCCGCCCACATCAACGATGGTGGTGCAGTCGGGCAGGTGATGACGAATACCCAAGGCATGGGCCTTGATTTCGGTGATGACCTGGTCGGCAAAATGCTCAGCAGCAAGATGGCGCCCATAACCAGTGGCAACTACCTTATCTGCCCGAAAATCGGCAATCATCTTTTCTGCTTGTCGATGGGGCTCAAAGCCGGATTCAACAATCCGATGATCCACCAAGCATTCCCCATCCCAAACCGCCATTTTCACGGTCCGGGAACCGAGATCAACACCGATGTACATACTCCATATTCTCCTTACAGGTTGTAGGGGCAGGCCCCTGTGCCTGCCCGAAAATAAGGGCGAACACAGGGGTTCGCCCCTACTTAGTCACTCAGCTGTTCCAAAAAGGCCTCAATCCGAGTCTGCATCTGCCCCATATCCTCGGGGGAATAATCAGATTCCAGCGAGAGATAGGGAATTCCTTCCTTATCACAGGCCTCGCGGATCCGTACTTCCTCGATATTATAGGTATGGCAGAACTGGAGAGAGTAGTTGATAATTCCCTGGGCCCCGGACTCACGGAACTCCTTGACCACCTGGTCAATCCGCTCGTTATTGGGGGTAAAGCAGGAGCAATCAATTTCCTTGTAACGATCAGTGAGCGCGGCCAGCATATTATCCATACCAGTGACAGACTCATCGATCAGGTCCTTGAAATAACGGGTACCTATGCAGGATTCCTCGTTAACGATTACCGCCCCTGCCCCTTCCACCAGGTTATGCACCTTCCAGTTGGGCAGGGCCATTGGCGAACCAGCGACCATCACCCGGGCGCTCTTCTGTCCCTGGACCGTCACCTGCTGCGCGACCCGCTCGTCCAGCTCATCGCAGAGGGCGTTGAGCCTCTCGGTAAAGCGAACCGGATCATCATAAAAGGCGATCTGCTCAATGAGCAGGCCGTCTTTACCGGAAATCGGGGAAGGATTATGATGACGCAGGTTGTTCAACCGTTGCAATGCCTTGCGCTTATTATTCATCAATTTAATCGCCGCCGCCAGATCAGCCTCGGTTATTTCCTTGCCCGTGGTCTCTTCCATCTTAACCTTAAAGGCCTTGACCTCTTCATGCCAGAGCGCAATGCTCTGCGGCTTCTTGGTCTGGGGAATCTCCATCACATGGGTGGGGATCAGACGATCCAGCAATTCCCAGGTCTTTTTCTTGGCATCACAGGTGGTCTCGCCATAGAGAAAATCTGCTACCTGAAAATAGGGACAGATTCGGCCAGCCTTAAAACCATAGGCTGACTTGACCATCGGGCAGATGTTACGAGGCAGGGTCTTTTCTGCATCCGGCACCGAGCCCTGCGAACCACCGCAGAGCCCAATGCATATACCACCCGCAGCAAGAACAATCTCTTCCGGGATGTAGACACAGAAGGTACCGACTACCGGTTTTCCCTCGGCTTTAGCCTCCACCAATTCCTTGATCCGCCCGCCGTGTAACTCAGCGATCATCTCATCAAAATAGGCCATAGCCTTGGGACGATTCTCCTGGCTGAGGAAGGCTTGCGCATAGACATCACCCAGCATCTTGCGGGCCTTGTCAAAACGCTCCACATCCACGTCCAGAGATTGCCACAGCTCCGGGTAGGCCTTGACTTCAAAATCACTCATTTTCGCCTCCCGGATCAACCGCAGGAACCGTTGCAGGAACAACCGCAGGAACCGCCATCGCCTCCTCCTGCCAACGGTTTTTCGCTGGTGATACTGAAACCACCACCGGAACAACCACAGCCGCTGCTGGACTCAAGATAATCTACCTTGATAGCTCCACAGGTTTCTGTAAGGGCCTTTTCTACCAGAAAGCTCACGCCTTCCTGCTCAAAGCTCAGGTCATTTTCCTTGGCCTCATCAAGGGCCAATCCCAGGCTGGGTCCTGAACATCCACCGGACATCAGAAAGATGCGTACAGAGGACTCAATATTCTGCTGCCCCAAGTATTCCTTGATGTTTGCAATTGCTGATTCTGTTACTTCAATCATGATTTTCTCCTGAAATTATTAATAAAGTTATAAACCGGGAAATACAAAGAACGAGATGACTCGTTCCGTCCCGAACAAATCCAAGCCGTCAGCCCGACAATGAGTTCAAAAGCAGAATACATTTTGAGAAAACATACTATTACAGAGAACACTCTCCAAAGATTAAGACAAGAGAGATTCCTGCTCGCGAAATGCGCGATGAGATGGCATCAGACGGTCTTCTGCTCGTCTGATCTTCAGAGCGGGGGAATAAATTTCCGAAAAAATCAGAGGGGAGAGGTCACCGCTGTTATATCCTGCCAGCCCCAACTGGGCCGGGTACCGTTTTACGGCCTCAGGTATATGGAGGAATAGGAGGGAAAGACATCATACAGTGATTAGGTGAGAGAAAAATTGAGAGCTTTATATTAAAAATAAAGGTGCCACAGATTCAAGGCGATTGCAATGGAAAAGCGTAGGGATCCAAGGAGCACCTACGCCTCTCCAATACGATAACACCCTGTTCTAACTTTTATTCACAAGAGTAATCTGATCATTGAGTGTCCAGAGATCATAGAGAATACCTAAACCGAACAGCCCTACAGTGAAAAGGTAGATAATCCCGCTCACCCATTTTCCCATGTACATACGGTGGATCCCAAAGGCACCCAAAAAAACCAGGAAAATCCAGCAGAGGTTGTAATCTATAGGACCAGGAGCAAAGCGCAGATCAGCCTCACTATCCATGCCGGGAATCAGAAAAAGATCAACAATCCAACCAATACCGAGCAGCCCCAGGGTGAAAAAATAAATGGTACCGGAAATCGGTTTGCCGTAATAAAAGCGATGCATTCCCATGAAACCAAAAATCCAGAGAATGTATCCTATTGTTACACTATGCGTGTCACGCTTACTCATTATCAACTCTCCTTTCTCTTGTCATGAAGTTTCCTGCTACATGGCAACCAGAGGCAAATACGCTGGTTGCCAGCGAAAATTACGGATTAATTTCTGCAAACGCACTGGATCGTTATTATGCTGGAACGTAGAGAAGGCACAGGGACGACTTACCCCCGCAGCAATGGCCGCCTCACCTACGGCCTGAGCAACTTTGATGCTTATCTTGGAAAGATCTGTCACAGGAGGAAGAAGTGCGCCATCCCGCATGGCATCAAGGCTCACACAGGAGGAGACAGCGCTGGCAGCAGCGGTAAAAAACTCCGGCAGTACAGCCCGTGAGCCAGCCATCAAGGTGCCGAGTCCTACTCCAGGAAAAATAAAAACATTATTGGCCTGGGCCACAAAGAAGGCCCGCCCCTCATAGAGTACATCCGGGAAGGGGGAACCTGTTCCTACCAAAGCGAGCCCTCTGGTCCAGTTATAAATATCTGCCGGAACAGCCTCAGCATGGTCGGTAGGATTGGAAAGCGGCATAACCACCGGACGCTCTGTATGCTCCAGCAGTGCCGTAACAACCTCCTTGCTAAAACATCCAGGCTGCCCTGAAGTACCAATGAGGACTGTAATCCCTGCCTGTTTCACCACATTCTCCAGCGCGCCATCTTTTTCTTCCCGGAGCCACTCCAGTGCTGCCGGATCTTGGGCAAACTTCTGCTTATAGGGCAACAGCTCGCGATCCGTGGTGATCAGCCCCTTGGAATCCAAAGTAAAGATCTGTCGACGTGCCTCCTCTTCTGACAGGCCCTCCGCGCACAGAGCAATCATGATCTGCTCTGCAATACCAATCCCCCCTGCCCCGGCTCCATGAATAAGGAACTTCTGCTGTGACAGCTTTTCCTGCTTGATCCGCATAGCCGTGTAAATAGCTGCCAAAGCCACAGATCCAGTCCCTTGGATATCATCGTTAAAGGAGATCATATCATGGAGAAAGGTATCGCGGATGGCAAAGGCATTCTGCTTGGAAAAATCTTCCCACTGGCACAGAGCACTGGGAAAAACATTGCGGAAGGCCCGGGCAAAACGCTGGATAAAATCGATATACTGATCCCCGGCAATGCGCTTATGCCGCCAGCCCAGATATTCATGATCATTGAGCAACGCCTCATTATTAGTCCCCACATCCAACGAGATGGGCAGGCAATGCCAAGGCGCAATGCCTGCCCCCTGGGTATAGAGCATCAGCTTACCCAGGCAGATGGCGATCCCGCCAGCGCCCTGATCACCGAGTCCAAGAATACCATGGTTATCCGTCACCACAGCAACCCGGATATCCCGCTGCTGGAATCGACGCAACACATTCTCGGCCTGATCAATATTCCCGGGATGAAAATGGAGCCCATTGGCTGAGCGAAACATGGAGGAGTACTGCTGACAGGCATATCCCACGGTCGGGGTATAGATAATCGACATGTAACGGCTGATATCGCTCTTGATCAGGGCATGGGCCAGGGTCACATTGCGATCAAAAAGCGAACGGATATAGACAAAGCGCTCAATATCCGAGTCCTTGGCTTCCACTTTGATCCGGCTGTTTTCCACCTGTTCTTCCAGGCTGCGCACAGCAGGGGGCAGCATGGCAATCAGTCCGAGACGCTGCCGCTCATCATTAGTAAAAGCAGTTCCCCGGTTAATAAAAGGGTCTGAATGAAGGCTGAGCCCGCTGGCGTAGACATAGATCTCGCGGGTGTTGCCGTATTCATCGTATTTGAACAGGGAGGAAGTCTCCGACATAGGTGCAGTCTCCTAAAAAAGTACTCTTTCCGGCGTGCCCTGAGATATCCGTAAAAAGGAATGTACAGGAAGGTGCCAGTCTTCTTTACCAATGGAGTTTACCTGTACCCTGAGGAAACTTCAAGGGGAAGCCATTTTTCATCTATAGACCCAAAATCATCTGCGAAGTTTTTCGTCTCCTATCATATCACTATCAACCTCCCTTCAGCTCTCACAAAAAATACTATTTATTCAATTTGACGAGATTGTTCCGCTTTCAGACGGCTCCGTACCTGGATACAAAGCAATTAAGATGATATAAATTATCAGTACCAATTAACACTCAAAACAAAACAAAAAGGTGGAACATATGAGTACAAACAGAAGACAAAAGGCTATGAAGGTCAGAGTTTCCGCAGCAGAACTGGCAGCGAATAGGGTCCACCCACGACATGTGGCAAACGGCGATGAGCAAAAATTTCGCCGAAAGGATGGATCTCCCAGTTATCTCGCCAGCTTTACCAAGGGCCTGCCTCATAACCATGAGACAGGCCTTATTTGTGATCCCGAGGATTTTCAACAATTCGTCCGGGGAATCGACAGCGGAGATCCCCGAGACTTCGTCGACACCCCGCTGGGCCCAAAGGGATACCCCTGTACGTGTACAGGATGTGCCTGCGAAAAGACGGAACAAGTAAGTACGGCCAAGACCGATCCTGAGCAAAATTCCTCCCAGGAAGATCCTTCCCAGTGCGGGTGTACGGGCGAGAGGAATAAGGAGGAAGAGAATTGCTGCCCTTGCGTGTGGAAATCTGAAAAAGGGAGGTACAAAAATAAAGTCCGAGCCTGGGAGAGTCAGGGAGGAGGGAACACCTTTGATCTGGAAGGACCTGATGCACAGGCAGTTACCATGCCTCCAGCTCCGGCCTTGGGCAGTGATGAACTGATCGCAGAAATGGCTGAGGTTTATGCGCAGGCCTTATTGCGGGATGTGCCGTTTACTGAAATCACCGATTGTTCTGGTGACAAGGTTAATGAGATCATTGAGACCCTCAATAAGCTCGATTGGATTAACACAAAATGCGGCCTGACTCCAGCTGAAGATTCCCGTAGAAGAAAAGTGAATCCCAAGACAGGGCTTCTTGACGGACAGACTGTCTTCCGAGGAATCACACCTGGCGATGAAATTGGGCCGTATATTTCCCAATTTCTCCTGGTAGGCAATAAAGGGCTGATGGATGCGCACAATCCTTGTGAGGGACGAATTGCCTATGGATCCATTACCATTGACCAACGGGTACGAAAGGTTCACGAGTGTGATTTCATGACAACCTGGAACGAGTGGTTTGATGTCCAGAATGGAGCTGATTTACGGGGGGATGAGCAATATGAAAAAAAGGGCAAGGTTCCTACATATCGATTCATTACAACCCCGCGCGATCTGGCGACCTATGTCCATTATGATGCCCTGTACGAAGCCTATCTCAACGCCTGCCTGATCATGCTTGGCGACAAGGTTCCCTTTGATCCGGGCATCCCCTTTCAAAGAGAAGATATCGATGATCACCAGCAGGGATTTGCCCATTTCGGCGGACCACATATCCTTTCGCTCGTGACCGAAGTTGCTACCCGTGCCCTCAAGGCTGTGCGCTTCCAGAAATTCAATGTACATCGCCGAATGCGGCCTGAGGTACTAGCCGCAAGGTTGACCCGTTACAACCACCTAAAACCGGAAAAATTTATTTCGGAACTAAGTGAGGAGGAATTGGGAAAACTGAACAGTGAAGACGTCAAGATCATGGAGGAAAATGAAGAAAAGTTTAGAACATCAGGCCTAGATGTTCTTGAGCTAGGAAGAATGGTAGGAGCTGATGGGTTAAAAGATATCCTCACGATGGTAGGAGAAAAAAACAGTGAAACAAACTGTGATGATAACGAGCTTAACTATCTTCTCCCTATGGCCTTTCCCGAAGGCTCTCCCATGCACCCTGCCTACGGTGCAGGACATGCAACTGTTGCCGGGGCCTGCGTAACGATCCTCAAGGCTTTTTTTGATCATAGCCATCCCCTACGCTTAGCCGGAGATGATAAGCATGCCTTTGTCCCCTGCGGTGACGGATCATACTTGGAGTGCGTAAAGATTGAAAATGGCAGTTTAACCGTCGAAGGAGAACTCAACAAACTTGCCTCCAATATCTCTATTGGCCGCGACTGGGCAGGAGTGCATTACTTCTCTGACTACATCGAGTCTCTCCGCATGGGCGAGCAGATTGCCATTGGTATCCTGGAAGAGCAGAAGCTCACCTACGGCGAAAATTTTTCCATGACCATCCCCCTGTTTGACGGCGGCACCATCCGCATCTAATCCATCAAACGCAAACAGGCCCCTTATATATTGTGAGGGGCCTCTATTTCAGCACGAGTTGATTCAATACAAAGGAGGAACTTCTCATGTCCGATTCAAAAGTATGGACCAAGAAAATTGTTCAGCAACACGCAAAGGTAGCAGCTGATGTTGAGTTGTACACCATCCCTTTCTACACCACAGTGATGACCTCAATCAAGGATGTGAACAGCGAGGCCTACAAGATTATTCAGGGCATCCTAATTGAAGAAATGATGCATTTGCAGTTGGCTTCCAATCTTTGCGTTGCTCTGGATACAACACCTCAATTTAACTCTCCCAACTTTCACTGTGACATTCCATATCTGAAGCCGGGCGTTGTTCTTAATGCGGATATGGAACCTCTCAATGAAAACAGCCTTCGGGTCATGCTGGCCATTGAAACCCCGGAAAGCGTCTTGGCCGGAAACGGAGACTCAACCCCGAACGGCAATGATACGCCTCAATATCCCTATAGTTCCATCGGAGAAATGTATAATGCCCTGTTTACGGGCATTGAGAAGGTAGGCCCGGAGCAGTTCAGTTGGAACACTGACGATCAACATCAATTCTGGGTAGACCAGGGATACCCCCAGATTATAAGCACACCTGAGGAGGCAAGACAGGCTGTTGATGCCATTGAGGCCCAAGGTGAGGGAGGGCATACAGAACAGAATATCAACGATCCAAACCAGGCCTCCAATTCTGACAATTTCCTCATTACTCCAGAAGAATATCAAATGAACAATACCGCTCCTGATGGCTCCTTCCACATTCCTATAGAACTGAAGAAATACTGCCATTACGGTCGCCTTCTCCATATCAAGAACACCGGTATCCCAGAAACCTACACAGGGACAGACAACCCTACCTACAAGGCCAATAAAGAATTACGGGTCAAACTGGCAATGATGCTCGGCACGCTCAATATGCTCTGGCTGGGAGACACCTTTATGCCACCAGGTGCCCGCTGGGGCATGGCCCTGCAATTAATGCGAGATGTGGGGTCATTAGCAAGGGAATGCTGGGAGAACGGCGTGGTTCCAGATTGGTCATAATAAGAAGTGAATCTCCCTCTCCCTGAAGGAGAGGGAGAACA contains:
- a CDS encoding vanadium-dependent haloperoxidase, which translates into the protein MSTNRRQKAMKVRVSAAELAANRVHPRHVANGDEQKFRRKDGSPSYLASFTKGLPHNHETGLICDPEDFQQFVRGIDSGDPRDFVDTPLGPKGYPCTCTGCACEKTEQVSTAKTDPEQNSSQEDPSQCGCTGERNKEEENCCPCVWKSEKGRYKNKVRAWESQGGGNTFDLEGPDAQAVTMPPAPALGSDELIAEMAEVYAQALLRDVPFTEITDCSGDKVNEIIETLNKLDWINTKCGLTPAEDSRRRKVNPKTGLLDGQTVFRGITPGDEIGPYISQFLLVGNKGLMDAHNPCEGRIAYGSITIDQRVRKVHECDFMTTWNEWFDVQNGADLRGDEQYEKKGKVPTYRFITTPRDLATYVHYDALYEAYLNACLIMLGDKVPFDPGIPFQREDIDDHQQGFAHFGGPHILSLVTEVATRALKAVRFQKFNVHRRMRPEVLAARLTRYNHLKPEKFISELSEEELGKLNSEDVKIMEENEEKFRTSGLDVLELGRMVGADGLKDILTMVGEKNSETNCDDNELNYLLPMAFPEGSPMHPAYGAGHATVAGACVTILKAFFDHSHPLRLAGDDKHAFVPCGDGSYLECVKIENGSLTVEGELNKLASNISIGRDWAGVHYFSDYIESLRMGEQIAIGILEEQKLTYGENFSMTIPLFDGGTIRI
- a CDS encoding NAD-dependent malic enzyme gives rise to the protein MSETSSLFKYDEYGNTREIYVYASGLSLHSDPFINRGTAFTNDERQRLGLIAMLPPAVRSLEEQVENSRIKVEAKDSDIERFVYIRSLFDRNVTLAHALIKSDISRYMSIIYTPTVGYACQQYSSMFRSANGLHFHPGNIDQAENVLRRFQQRDIRVAVVTDNHGILGLGDQGAGGIAICLGKLMLYTQGAGIAPWHCLPISLDVGTNNEALLNDHEYLGWRHKRIAGDQYIDFIQRFARAFRNVFPSALCQWEDFSKQNAFAIRDTFLHDMISFNDDIQGTGSVALAAIYTAMRIKQEKLSQQKFLIHGAGAGGIGIAEQIMIALCAEGLSEEEARRQIFTLDSKGLITTDRELLPYKQKFAQDPAALEWLREEKDGALENVVKQAGITVLIGTSGQPGCFSKEVVTALLEHTERPVVMPLSNPTDHAEAVPADIYNWTRGLALVGTGSPFPDVLYEGRAFFVAQANNVFIFPGVGLGTLMAGSRAVLPEFFTAAASAVSSCVSLDAMRDGALLPPVTDLSKISIKVAQAVGEAAIAAGVSRPCAFSTFQHNNDPVRLQKLIRNFRWQPAYLPLVAM
- a CDS encoding NINE protein, with translation MSKRDTHSVTIGYILWIFGFMGMHRFYYGKPISGTIYFFTLGLLGIGWIVDLFLIPGMDSEADLRFAPGPIDYNLCWIFLVFLGAFGIHRMYMGKWVSGIIYLFTVGLFGLGILYDLWTLNDQITLVNKS
- a CDS encoding IscA/HesB family protein, with product MIEVTESAIANIKEYLGQQNIESSVRIFLMSGGCSGPSLGLALDEAKENDLSFEQEGVSFLVEKALTETCGAIKVDYLESSSGCGCSGGGFSITSEKPLAGGGDGGSCGCSCNGSCG
- a CDS encoding double-cubane-cluster-containing anaerobic reductase, which produces MSDFEVKAYPELWQSLDVDVERFDKARKMLGDVYAQAFLSQENRPKAMAYFDEMIAELHGGRIKELVEAKAEGKPVVGTFCVYIPEEIVLAAGGICIGLCGGSQGSVPDAEKTLPRNICPMVKSAYGFKAGRICPYFQVADFLYGETTCDAKKKTWELLDRLIPTHVMEIPQTKKPQSIALWHEEVKAFKVKMEETTGKEITEADLAAAIKLMNNKRKALQRLNNLRHHNPSPISGKDGLLIEQIAFYDDPVRFTERLNALCDELDERVAQQVTVQGQKSARVMVAGSPMALPNWKVHNLVEGAGAVIVNEESCIGTRYFKDLIDESVTGMDNMLAALTDRYKEIDCSCFTPNNERIDQVVKEFRESGAQGIINYSLQFCHTYNIEEVRIREACDKEGIPYLSLESDYSPEDMGQMQTRIEAFLEQLSD